One Klebsiella electrica genomic window, AGGATAGAATACTGTGGTTAATCGCAAGGATATATCATGAGTATAGTGATTCGCCGTTCGCGTAGTGATGAGAGCGAACAACTGATTGAAATCTGGCGTCGTTCCGTTGATGCGACGCATCATTTTCTTTCACAGCAGGACCGAAAGGAAATTGAGCGCCAGGTGTGTGAGTTTTTTCCCCGGGCGCCGCTATGGGTTGCGGCCACCCGTGAGGACAAGCCCTGCGCATTGATGCTGCTTTCCGAACAGCATCTGGAAGCCCTTTTTGTTGATCCTGACTTTCGCGGTATGGGCGTGGGTCGCCAGTTAGTCAGGTATGCTCTGGAATGGATTCCGGGACTCACAACCGATGTGAATGAGCAGAATGCTCAGGCGGTAGGGTTTTACGCGAATATGGGGTTTGTGGTGAGCGGACGCTCCGATCATGACGACCATGGGCGGCCCTATCCGCTGCTTCATTTGCGTTATGCCGGGCGTTAAAACGCAGAAAGCCCGTCCGTGAGGACGGGCTGCTTTCGCCATAAACCGCAGATAAACAAAAGGCCCGGTCTTTCGACCGGGCCTTCTGCTTTATTTGATGCCTGGCAGTTCCCTACTCTCACATGGGGAGACCCCACACTACCATCGGCGCTACGGCGTTTCACTTCTGAGTTCGGCATGGGGTCAGGTGGGACCACCGCGCTAGTGCCGCCAGGCAAATTCTTGGTGCTCAAAACGAATCTTTTACTCTGATGCTGCGTTGCCTTCGCTCGTAAACTCAGTCACATACTCCTGTATGCTCCTTCCTTTACTTCGCTTGCCGCCTTGCCTCAGCGCAAAATCTTTCGTTTTCGCTAATCTGTAATCTAAGCTGAAAATCAATCTCGTCTCTTCGCCAAAACAGCTTCGGCGTTGTAAGGTTAAGCCTCACGGTTCATTAGTATCGGTTAGCTCAACGTATCGCTACGCTTACACACCCGACCTATCAACGTCGTCGTCTTCAACGTTCCTTCAGGACTCTCAAAGAGTCAGGGAGAACTCATCTCGGGGCAAGTTTCGTGCTTAGATGCTTTCAGCACTTATCTCTTCCGCATTTAGCTACCGGGCAATGCCATTGGCATGACAACCCGAACACCAGTGATGCGTCCACTCCGGTCCTCTCGTACTAGGAGCAGCCCCCCTCAATTCTCCAGCGCCCACGGCAGATAGGGACCGAACTGTCTCACGACGTTCTAAACCCAGCTCGCGTACCACTTTAAATGGCGAACAGCCATACCCTTGGGACCTACTTCAGCCCCAGGATGTGATGAGCCGACATCGAGGTGCCAAACACCGCCGTCGATATGAACTCTTGGGCGGTATCAGCCTGTTATCCCCGGAGTACCTTTTATCCGTTGAGCGATGGCCCTTCCATTCAGAACCACCGGATCACTATGACCTGCTTTCGCACCTGCTCGCGCCGTCACGCTCGCAGTCAAGCTAGCTTATGCCATTGCACTAACCTCCTGATGTCCGACCAGGATTAGCTAACCTTCGTGCTCCTCCGTTACTCTTTGGGAGGAGACCGCCCCAGTCAAACTACCCACCAGACACTGTCCGCAACCCGGATGACGGGTCTACGTTAGAACACCAGCCATTAAAGGGTGGTATTTCAAGGTCGGCTCCATGCAGACTGGCGTCCACACTTCAAAGCCTCCCACCTATCCTACACATCAAGGACCAGTGTTCAGTGTCAAGCTATAGTAAAGGTTCACGGGGTCTTTCCGTCTTGCCGCGGGTACACTGCATCTTCACAGCGAGTTCAATTTCACTGAGTCTCGGGTGGAGACAGCCTGGCCATCATTACGCCATTCGTGCAGGTCGGAACTTACCCGACAAGGAATTTCGCTACCTTAGGACCGTTATAGTTACGGCCGCCGTTTACCGGGGCTTCGATCAAGAGCTTCTCCTTACGGATAACCCCATCAATTAACCTTCCGGCACCGGGCAGGCGTCACACCGTATACGTCCACTTTCGTGTTTGCACAGTGCTGTGTTTTTAATAAACAGTTGCAGCCAGCTGGTATCTTCGACTGAGTTCAGCTCCATGAGCAAGTCACTTCACTTACCATCAGCGTGCCTTCTCCCGAAGTTACGGCACCATTTTGCCTAGTTCCTTCACCCGAGTTCTCTCAAGCGCCTTGGTATTCTCTACCTGACCACCTGTGTCGGTTTGGGGTACGATTTGATGTTACCTGATGCTTAGAGGCTTTTCCTGGAAGCAGGGCATTTGTCACTTCAGCACCGTAGTGCCTCGTCATCACACCTCAGCGTTGAATAAACGACCGGATTTACCTAATCGTTCCGCCTACATGCTTAAACCGGGACAACCGTCGCCCGGCCAACATAGCCTTCTCCGTCCCCCCTTCGCAGTAACACCGAGTACAGGAATATTAACCTGTTTCCCATCGACTACGCCTTTCGGCCTCGCCTTAGGGGTCGACTCACCCTGCCCCGATTAACGTTGGACAGGAACCCTTGGTCTTCCGGCGAGCGGGCTTTTCACCCGCTTTATCGTTACTTATGTCAGCATTCGCACTTCTGATACCTCCAGCAACCCTCACAGGCCACCTTCAACGGCTTACAGAACGCTCCCCTACCCAACAACGCATACGCGTCGCTGCCGCAGCTTCGGTGCATGGTTTAGCCCCGTTACATCTTCCGCGCAGGCCGACTCGACCAGTGAGCTATTACGCTTTCTTTAAATGATGGCTGCTTCTAAGCCAACATCCTGGCTGTCTGTGCCTTCCCACATCGTTTCCCACTTAACCATGACTTTGGGACCTTAGCTGGCGGTCTGGGTTGTTTCCCTCTTCACGACGGACGTTAGCACCCGCCGTGTGTCTCCCGTGATAACATTCTTCGGTATTCGTAGTTTGCATCGGGTTGGTAAGTCGGGATGACCCCCTAGCCGAAACAGTGCTCTACCCCCGAAGATGAGTTCACGAGGCGCTACCTAAATAGCTTTCGGGGAGAACCAGCTATCTCCCGGTTTGATTGGCCTTTCACCCCCAGCCACAAGTCATCCGCTAATTTTTCAACATTAGTCGGTTCGGTCCTCCAGTTAGTGTTACCCAACCTTCAACCTGCCCATGGCTAGATCACCGGGTTTCGGGTCTATACCCTGCAACTTAACGCCCAGTTAAGACTCGGTTTCCCTGCGGCTCCCCTATTCGGTTAACCTTGCTACAGAATATAAGTCGCTGACCCATTATACAAAAGGTACGCAGTCACCCCATAAAGAGGCTCCCACTGCTTGTACGTACACGGTTTCAGGTTCTTTTTCACTCCCCTCGCCGGGGTTCTTTTCGCCTTTCCCTCACGGTACTGGTTCACTATCGGTCAGTCAGGAGTATTTAGCCTTGGAGGATGGTCCCCCCATATTCAGACAGGATACCACGTGTCCCGCCCTACTCTTCGAACTCACAGCCTGTGCATTTTAGTGTACGGGAGTATCACCCTGTACCCTGCGACTTTCCAGACGCTTCCACTAACACACAAACTGATTCAGGTTCTGGGCTGCTCCCCGTTCGCTCGCCGCTACTGGGGGAATCTCGGTTGATTTCTTTTCCTCGGGGTACTTAGATGTTTCAGTTCCCCCGGTTCGCTTCGTTAAGCTATGTATTCACTTAACGATAGTGTGACGAATCACACTGGGTTTCCCCATTCGGAAATCGCCGGCTATAACGGTTCATATCACCTTACCGACGCTTATCGCAGATTAGCACGTCCTTCATCGCCTCTGACTGCCAGGGCATCCACCGTGTACGCTTAGTCGCTTAACCTCACAACCCGAAACTGTTTCGTAAAACGGTTCGTGTTGCGAAAATTTGAGAGACTCGGACACACCGCTTTTCCTTTCTTATTACGGAGAAAGGGAACAGTGTGTCGTTTCAATTTTCAGCTTGATCCAGATTTTTAAAGAGCAAATATCTCAAACGTCATCCGAAGATGAGTTT contains:
- a CDS encoding acetyltransferase, with product MSIVIRRSRSDESEQLIEIWRRSVDATHHFLSQQDRKEIERQVCEFFPRAPLWVAATREDKPCALMLLSEQHLEALFVDPDFRGMGVGRQLVRYALEWIPGLTTDVNEQNAQAVGFYANMGFVVSGRSDHDDHGRPYPLLHLRYAGR